One genomic window of Sphingobacterium oryzagri includes the following:
- a CDS encoding outer membrane beta-barrel protein — protein sequence MKNTRLHYLLPLIILAMLLQTTGYAQEQESDSTSVKKFDMEMEPTLGKKDVDTDGKPIKYPRLFGGITFTRIDWGFSRLIDDGSFTLSPDNQFLDYSRASNFGFDVAQIGLRFTDMFKMYLSTGFEWNYLRLKSNIILDTDATPLAYRDSDVAYSRNVLTSTYLRVPLTFELRSRKNRHGDRAKIAFGAMTGVLLKGTQRLRSPEYGRQKFRDNYNLASFQYGVFTRVGFDSFGVFAKYYLNDMFENSPVQQNVNNFTFGLTLGF from the coding sequence ATGAAAAATACACGATTACACTATCTACTGCCGCTAATTATCTTAGCTATGCTGTTGCAAACCACAGGTTATGCACAAGAACAGGAGAGCGACTCGACCAGTGTCAAAAAGTTTGACATGGAGATGGAACCTACGCTTGGCAAAAAAGATGTAGACACAGATGGCAAACCAATTAAATACCCGCGACTATTCGGTGGGATCACCTTTACGCGCATTGATTGGGGCTTCTCGAGGCTTATCGACGATGGCAGCTTCACGCTCTCACCAGATAACCAGTTTTTAGACTACAGCAGAGCTTCCAATTTTGGTTTTGATGTTGCTCAGATTGGCTTACGGTTTACAGATATGTTTAAAATGTATCTATCTACTGGTTTCGAATGGAACTACCTGCGCCTCAAGAGTAACATTATCTTAGATACCGACGCTACGCCGCTCGCTTACCGAGATTCCGATGTGGCCTATAGTAGAAATGTGCTCACGTCTACTTACCTGCGCGTGCCGCTTACCTTTGAGCTGAGAAGCAGAAAAAACAGACATGGGGATCGCGCGAAAATCGCTTTTGGCGCAATGACCGGCGTGCTGCTGAAAGGTACACAGCGGCTTCGAAGCCCTGAGTATGGCCGTCAAAAATTTCGCGACAACTACAACCTGGCCAGTTTCCAATATGGTGTATTTACCCGCGTAGGTTTCGATTCTTTTGGGGTTTTTGCTAAATACTATCTAAATGATATGTTTGAAAACAGTCCGGTACAGCAAAATGTCAATAACTTTACATTTGGTCTTACTTTAGGCTTTTAA
- a CDS encoding ABC transporter ATP-binding protein, with protein MAQQSASCQYIPNDQQRPGLSLIHGEQLSHVFDAKQQVTAIDKVDFNIQAAQITAIIGESGSGKSTLLKLIYGLLIPSHGEVRYKGWLVPTRKDKLIPGHDAMRLVSQGFDDLNLYAKVWDNIASQLPNTNLAKKEDKTRETLAKLKIDHLAQQRVADLSGGEKQRVAIARALINEPEVLLMDEPFNQVDAAFRDALQQDIRHIVAETGLTILLVSHDPTEVLAMADELIVMKDAKIIEQGSPENLYYSPSHSYTAQLLAKSNILQPAQAALLGITTAAAAIGIHQEDVTYTINPQGTFRVKDIRFRGFYKELVLQKADLVLHAILQPGDVMEIGSMADVAIRRHIEFPV; from the coding sequence ATGGCACAACAAAGCGCTTCTTGTCAGTATATTCCAAATGATCAACAACGGCCGGGTCTTTCCCTGATTCATGGCGAACAGCTCTCGCATGTTTTTGACGCCAAACAACAGGTTACCGCAATTGATAAGGTCGATTTTAATATTCAGGCCGCACAGATTACCGCCATTATAGGCGAGTCGGGCAGTGGAAAAAGCACCTTGTTAAAGCTGATTTACGGATTGCTCATTCCATCGCACGGTGAGGTACGGTATAAAGGTTGGCTGGTGCCTACACGAAAAGACAAACTTATTCCCGGTCATGATGCTATGCGGTTGGTTTCGCAGGGATTTGACGACCTCAACCTTTATGCAAAGGTCTGGGATAATATCGCTTCCCAATTGCCGAACACCAACTTAGCAAAAAAAGAAGATAAGACACGTGAAACATTAGCGAAGCTGAAAATCGATCATTTAGCACAGCAGCGCGTGGCCGATTTGAGCGGTGGCGAGAAGCAGCGCGTAGCCATTGCGCGCGCTTTGATAAACGAACCCGAAGTATTGCTTATGGACGAGCCGTTTAACCAGGTTGATGCCGCATTTCGTGATGCTTTACAGCAAGACATTCGTCATATCGTAGCCGAAACGGGGCTCACCATTTTACTGGTATCGCACGACCCCACAGAAGTATTGGCCATGGCAGACGAGCTGATCGTGATGAAAGATGCGAAAATCATCGAGCAGGGCAGCCCGGAAAATTTATATTATTCGCCATCACACAGCTACACGGCGCAGCTGCTCGCCAAAAGCAATATTCTCCAGCCAGCACAGGCTGCTCTACTGGGCATAACAACAGCTGCTGCGGCAATCGGCATCCATCAGGAAGATGTGACGTATACCATAAATCCGCAAGGAACGTTCCGTGTGAAAGACATCCGCTTTCGTGGCTTTTACAAAGAATTGGTGCTGCAAAAAGCAGATTTGGTATTACACGCTATTTTGCAACCAGGCGATGTGATGGAAATAGGCAGCATGGCTGACGTAGCGATTCGTCGGCATATCGAATTTCCGGTATAG
- a CDS encoding TlpA family protein disulfide reductase, producing the protein MKKGLLLICLCLALGVASAQEWKVGLQQLVPSFVLKNKQGQTVSIDSLRGKVVLINFFATWCPPCRAELPRLQAEVWDKWSKRDDFYVMVLAREEGWDKLDPFIANTGYTFPIFPDLKREVFSLFAESQIPRNVLIDQEGKIIYQSIGYEAAEFTGLVKLIEKTLAK; encoded by the coding sequence ATGAAAAAAGGATTGCTATTAATCTGCTTATGTTTGGCTCTTGGTGTAGCTAGCGCACAGGAATGGAAGGTCGGGTTGCAACAGCTGGTGCCGTCTTTTGTGTTGAAAAATAAACAAGGGCAGACCGTTTCTATAGACTCTTTGCGTGGCAAAGTGGTGCTGATCAACTTTTTCGCAACTTGGTGTCCGCCGTGCCGTGCAGAGCTTCCGCGTTTGCAAGCCGAGGTCTGGGATAAATGGTCGAAAAGGGATGATTTTTATGTAATGGTGCTGGCTCGTGAAGAAGGTTGGGATAAACTTGATCCGTTTATCGCTAACACTGGTTATACTTTTCCGATATTTCCAGACTTGAAACGCGAGGTATTTTCGCTATTTGCCGAATCGCAAATTCCGCGTAATGTGCTGATCGACCAGGAAGGCAAGATCATCTACCAGTCGATAGGCTATGAGGCGGCAGAATTTACTGGGCTGGTGAAACTGATCGAAAAAACGCTGGCTAAGTAA
- a CDS encoding alpha/beta hydrolase, with product MKLIYTVLFVVLLNYYTLAQEKAALYAEIPNATKSAEALGQENIPMLYLYDVKGAKDAVLIIPGGGYQHVAINHEGHEVAKEFNEHGYSAFVLYYRLPKEETMLDRKIGPLQDAQRAMQYIGEHYQFNKVGVLGFSAGGHLAASLSNHFDDLKIDNKAAVKIRPDFSVLVYPVISMEEGITHQGSKKNLLGENPSAADEAYFSLEKQVFKKTPPTFLVHAEDDNAVILANTQRYKAALDKAKVPGAVFLYQAGGHGFGLLNKTDERKWSAEMFNWLKKIK from the coding sequence ATGAAACTTATCTATACGGTCCTGTTTGTGGTTTTACTCAATTATTACACGTTAGCGCAAGAAAAAGCTGCGCTATACGCCGAAATTCCGAATGCGACGAAAAGTGCGGAGGCGCTAGGGCAGGAAAATATTCCAATGCTTTACCTCTATGATGTTAAAGGCGCAAAAGATGCTGTTTTAATTATTCCTGGTGGCGGATATCAGCATGTGGCTATTAATCACGAAGGGCATGAGGTGGCTAAAGAGTTTAACGAGCATGGCTATAGTGCCTTTGTGTTGTACTATAGACTGCCTAAAGAGGAAACGATGCTCGATCGCAAGATCGGTCCTTTGCAGGATGCGCAACGTGCTATGCAATATATTGGCGAGCATTATCAATTTAATAAGGTTGGCGTATTGGGTTTTTCGGCTGGCGGGCATCTCGCAGCGTCGTTATCGAACCACTTTGACGACCTGAAAATTGATAATAAGGCTGCCGTAAAAATCCGGCCAGATTTTTCGGTCTTGGTATATCCCGTGATTTCGATGGAAGAGGGCATTACGCACCAGGGATCGAAAAAAAATCTGCTTGGTGAGAATCCATCAGCGGCCGATGAAGCCTATTTTTCGTTGGAAAAGCAGGTTTTCAAAAAAACGCCGCCTACTTTTTTGGTTCATGCAGAAGATGACAATGCTGTCATACTGGCCAACACCCAGCGCTATAAAGCGGCTTTGGATAAGGCAAAAGTGCCCGGCGCGGTATTTTTATATCAAGCGGGTGGACATGGATTTGGCCTGCTGAATAAAACGGATGAGCGAAAATGGTCTGCTGAAATGTTTAACTGGTTAAAAAAAATAAAATGA